A window of Methylocaldum szegediense genomic DNA:
CCAGTTGTAGCGCCAATGCGCGACGGGGGGTAAAGACATCAAAATCGACTCTGTTCTTCCCCCCGACTGCAGTCCGAACAATGTTCCGCGATCATAAACCAGATTGAATTCGACATATCTTCCGCGCCGATAGAGTTGGAAATCGCGCTCCCGTTCTCCGTAGGGCGTGTTCTTCCGTTTCTGGACAATCGGTAGATAGGCCTTTAGGTAATGGTCGCCTACGCTACGCAGGAAGTCGAAGCAGCGATCGAATCCCCACTCGTTGAGATCATCAAAAAATAGCCCTCCGACGCCCCGCGTTTCATTGCGGTGCTTCAGGAAAAAGTATTCATCGCACCACCGCTTGAATCTGGGATAAACGTCTTCCCCGAAAGGCAAACAAGCGTCGCGGGCGACTGTGTGCCAATAAATCACATCTTCTTCGAACGGATAATAAGGCGTGAGATCGAAGCCACCGCCGAACCACCAAACCGGCGGCTCGTTTTCCTTTTCCGCGAGAAAAAAACGGACATTAGCGTGAGAGGTTGGGACATATGGGTTCAAAGGGTGAATGACCAGGGACACGCCCACGGCCTGGAATGTCCGGCCGGCGAGCTCGGGCCGATGAGCCGTAGCGGAGGGAGGAAGGTTCCGGCCGAACACGTGGGAGAAGTTGACGCCGCCTTGTTCGAAGGTTTTTCCGCCGCGTAGCACGCGCGTTCTTCCGCCGCCGCCTCCGCTGTGTTGCCAAAGGTCCTCCAGAAAGCGGCTCTCCGGCTCCTCATTTTCAAGGGCGCGGCAGATCCTGTCCTGAAGTTCTTGAAGATAAGCTTTAACCTGTAAGATATCGGGTGTGTTCATGCGGCGATCGTCCCGTAAAAACGATTGTGGGTGGAAGTCTCCGGGATGCTGCGTTGGTTTGGGCGTTTTGCGGCCTTCTTCTTATACGATCTTATACGACGGACGAGATTGTAGCACGGAGGAATGCGGGATGTTTTTGCCTCAAAAACATTTAGTCTCGCTAAGTAGGCGATGCGGGACCGAATCCTTAGCCTATCCGGTTGCTTCGAAAGTCCGTCGGTAAGCCCAGGATAAGCGATCTTTTAGGCTCCAACAGAAGACAAATCCTTGAGCCAGCATGTCTCATCTTGATGTGATTGGCACAGTTTATTCCGGTCTCTTCTCGAGACCTAGCCAACCGCGATTGCGTCCCTGGTTGGAGCGTTTACCGTCGCAGTTGAACGAGGTTTTTGATGTCGCGAGGAACGGCAATTGGCCAGCTTGGCGGTCCGTGCTCGCTGACTTGCCTGAAATCTCTGCGTCCGAAGTCGATCTGAATGCCGATTGTATTTTTATCGACGGAGGGTGCAGTGAGGAAGTGCGAACGCGAATCGAGCAATTGCTGCGCCGCCTTCATCCGTGGCGGAAAGGGCCGTACACCATCCACGGCATTCATATCGATACCGAGTGGCGTTCCGACCTGAAATGGAACAGGCTCAAAGACCACATACAGCCGCTTGAAGGTCGGACGGTGCTGGATGTGGGCTGCGGGAACGGGTATCACGCCTGGCGGATGGTCGGGGGCGGTGCCGAGTTGGTGATCGGCATCGACCCAACGCTGCTGAGTGTCGTGCAATTTCTGACGGTCCGCCACTTTGCTGGCGATTTCCCGGTTTATGTGCTTCCTCTGGGTATCGAGGATGTTCCGCAGGGCCTTCGGGCCTTCGATACAGTTTTCTCGATGGGGGTGCTTTACCATCGACGTTCGCCTTTGGATCATCTTCTGGAACTCAAGGCTTGTCTTCGATCCGGCGGTGAATTGGTGCTGGAGACTTTGGTCATCGACGGCGGAGCGGGGCAGGTTTTGGTGCCAGAAGATCGCTATGCTCAGATGCGCAATGTATGGTTCATTCCGTCATGCCCTACCTTGCTGTCGTGGCTGAAACGATGCGGTTACCGGAATGGCCGGGTTGTCGACATCAGCAAGACCACTGCCGCCGAACAACGCTCCACAGACTGGATGCGTTTCCAGTCGTTGCCCGATTTTTTAGATCCGGTCAATCCGGCACTGACGATCGAGGGCTTGCCGGCTCCGATTCGGGCAGTGTTTATCGCGGAGAGCCCATAGGATCGAAAACCAGCGCTGGGGTAAAATAGTTTAAATCGCCTTCGACCCTTCTTAATAGATTCCTTCTCCTTCATGAAAACACCCCGTATTGGTTTTGTCAGCCTTGGATGTCCAAAGGCGCTGGTAGATAGTGAGCGCATTTTGACCAAGCTGCGCGCCGAAGGTTATAGCCTCGTTCCAACCTATCAAGACGCCGATCTTGTTGTCGTAAACACTTGCGGGTTCATCGATGCCGCGGTCGAGGAATCGCTGGAGGCAATAGGCGAGGCTTTGAGAGAGAACGGAAAAGTCATCGTGACGGGTTGCCTGGGCGTTAGAGAGAGCGAGATTCGCGCTCGTCATCCTCAAGTGCTGAAAGTGACGGGAGCCCATGCCTATGAGGAGGTCGTCGAGGCGGTGCATGAGCATCTGCCGCCGCTTCACGATCCCTTTGTCGATCTGCTGCCGCCAGAAGGCATTAAGCTGACGCCTCGCCATTATGCGTACCTCAAGATTTCCGAGGGCTGCAATCATCGCTGTACGTTCTGCATCATTCCGAGCCTGCGCGGCAATCTGGTTAGCCGCCCTATTGGTGAGGTGATGGCTGAGGCGGAACGCCTGGTCGCGGCAGGGGTGAAGGAACTGCTCGTGGTGTCTCAGGATACCAGCGCTTACGGAGTCGATTTGAAGCATCGGACCGACTTTTGGGGCGGGCGTCCGCTCAAGACTCGTTTTTACGATCTGGCCAAGGCCTTGGCGGAACTCGGGGTTTGGGTGCGCATGCACTATGTGTACCCGTATCCGCATGTGGATGACGTCATTCCGCTCATGGCCGAAGGGAAAATCCTGCCGTATCTGGATATTCCGTTCCAGCACGCCAGTGCTCGAATTCTGAAGCTGATGAAGCGCCCGGCGGCGGCCGAGAATATTCTGAGCCGGATCGCAGAGTGGCGGAGAATATGCCCGGAACTCGTGCTTCGCAGCACGTTTATCGTCGGTTTTCCCGGGGAAACCGAAGCCGATTTCGAGCAACTCCTCGCTTTTTTGCAGGAAGCGCAACTCGATCGGGTTGGCTGTTTTACCTATTCACCGGTCAAGGGCGCGGCCGCCAACAATTTGCCCGATCCAGTGCCAGAAGCCGTGAAGGAAGAACGTCTCGCTCGGTTTATGGCGGCGCAGGCCGAAATCAGCGCTAGCCGACTGCAATCCAAAATTGGACGGCGGGAAACGGTTCTAGTCGATGAAGTCGTGGAAGAAGGCGCGGTCGCTCGCAGCCGGGCCGATGCGCCGGAGATCGACGGTCAGGTGTTTATCGACGGTGCGACTCATCTGAAAGTCGGGGACTGGGCGGAAGTGATTTTCGAGGAAGCCGATGACCACGATTTGTGGGCCCACCTGGCCGATCATTAATTTCGGGCGGCTATCTTCCCGGCCGGATAGCCGCCCTCGATTTGTCAATCGAACTAGCTGTGGTGGTGTCCACCCGGGCCATGGACATGGCCGTGATCCAGCTCCTCGGGTGTGGCATCGCGGATCCCAGTGATTTCGACCTCGAAATTCAAGGTCAGACCGGCCATCGGATGATTGCCGTCTAGGATAACCTCATCGTCATCCACGCCGATCACCGTCAGCAGCTGAAGCCCTTCCGGAGACTGGGCATGGAATTGCATGCCCGGCAATATCTCCTGACCTTCTTCAAAAGCGGTTTTCGGTACCGACTGTACGAGATCGTCGTCGCGCAGGCCGTACGCTTCTTCAGGCGGGATGCTGACTGTGAACTTGTCGCCCACAGATCGACCGGTCAAAGCGTTTTCCAGCCCGGGAATGATGTTGCCCATTCCGTGAATATAGGCCAAAGGACCTTGACCCCTTGAGCTGTCGAGGATGTCGCCGTCATCACTGGTGAGGGTGTAGTGGATATGAACCACTTTGCGGGGTGAGACTTGCATGAGATACCCTTGCTGTCGCGGTGGTTGAAATTCCCATCATAACGAGTTTTCTCGACGATAGACAGGGTTGTTCGCATTTAGATATCAAGCGATGAAGTGATAAGGGGATTTTTGTGGCTTCCGGATGGTTTTGCGTTGTTCTTTATAGAGAAGGTATACAAAAACTCCCATCAATGCTGTCAGCAGGCCGCACTTTACACGCAACAAAAAATCCAGTTTCGCAATCCAATGCGGATGGGACAGGATGTAAGCATTCATGTGAGCAAACCAGTTCTCGAACATGACCTCGGCTCCTTGAAAAATCCCGTGCGAGCGTACCTAAAGTTCTTAGAATCAATTTTACGTGTTTGAATCCCCACTTTGCCAACAAATCCGTGTCATCGTTGTCCCTGCCTTGCAAAAACGGATCGGGCGCCGGGCGCATTGAGTGTGTTCGCCGCCTAAGGTAACATTCCGAGTTCTTTCTGGTCTAACAGCGAAAGATACTCCTCTGCTAATCCTCAACTTCGTCAAAAGGTTGTTCAAATTGCCGCGGCCTAAGCCGGAGGCAGCGGTGAGTGCCAGGATTTATCCGCGATCCGAACACATGATTTCCCGCTCGATGATCAGCGGTAACGCACTAAAGGTGCTGTATCGCCTAAAGAAATCGGGGCATCAGGCGTATTTGGTCGGCGGTTGCGTGCGCGACTTACTTTTGGGGCGCGAGCCGAAGGATTTCGACGTCGTCACCAGCGCACATCCCGAAGAGATTAGGACGATCTTTCGTAATTGCCGTTTGATCGGGCGGCGCTTTCGCCTCGCGCATGTGCACTTCGGGGATGAAATTATTGAAGTGGCCACCTTTCGAGGACTAGCAGGTGAGGATAGCTCTGAGGGGCGCGTCATAGAGAACGGCCGCATTTTGAGGGACAACGTCTACGGAACCATCGAAGAAGACGCTTTCCGCCGAGATTTTACGGTCAACGCGTTGTATTACAACATCGCCGACTTTTCTGTAGTTGATTACGTCGGCGGCATGGAGGACCACAAGGCCGGTGTGCTGAGACTGATCGGTGATCCGGAACAGCGGTATCGGGAAGATCCGGTGAGGATGCTTCGAGCGATACGTTTCTCGGTCAAACTTGGTTTCACCATTCATCCCAGTTGCGCCGAACCGATCAGACGGCTCTCCCATTTGCTGCGAGAAATCCCACCAGCCCGTCTTTACGAAGAAGTTCTGAAGCTGTTCTTATCCGGATACGCCGTACAGACTTTCGAACAGCTCCGGCAATTCGGGTTGTTTGCGGTGCTGTTTCCAGAGACGGAGACATGTCTGGCCAAGGAGCAGCAGGGTTTTCCTCTGACCTTTTTGGCGAAAGCCCTGGAGCGTACCGACCAGAGAATTCAGGAAGGCAAACCGGTGGCGCCGTATTTTCTGTTCGCGGCTTTACTGTGGGAGCCTGTGCGGTCGAGGGCCCAAGCCCGAGTCGACGCAGGTGAAAACGATATTATGGCTTACCAAGAAGCCGCAGGCGAGGTGATCGGAGCTCAAGTCCGGCATACCGCTATGCCGCGGACCGTCAGCCAGCCAGCACGCGAGGTATGGGCGCTGCAGCCGCGGTTTGAGCGGATTCTCGGTTCAAGGCCGTTCCGCTTGCTGAGTCACCCTCGTTTCCGTGCTGCGTATGATTTTCTGTTAATCCGGGCGGAGACGGGCGAAGCCGAGCCTTCGCTCGCTCAGTGGTGGACTCGATTCCAACAGGCGGACGAAGCCGAACGCAAGGCCATGACGAGTCCGGGTCGGCGTCGCTCTGGCCGGTCGCGGTCACGCAAACGCAGGGTTCGTACTGAACCTCCCGCCAATGTGTCCGTCTGATTGTTCAAAGCGGCTCAGCAAAGTGGTGGCCTATATTGGTCTAGGGGCCAATTTGGGTGACCCCGTGATGACCATCGAGTCGGCGCGGTCGGCCGTGAGTCGGATTGCAGATGTTCGGGAATTGGCTTTTTCAAGCCTATACCGCAGTACGCCGATGGGGCCTGCCGATCAACCCGACTATGTCAATGCCGTGATGGCGGTCGAGACAACATTAGCACCCCTGGCATTGTTGCGCGAACTCCAGATCATAGAAACCTCCTACGGACGGGTACGCACGGGTGAGCGCTGGGGACCTCGTACGCTGGATTTGGATCTCTTGCTGTACGGCGACGAAACCATAGTGAGCGATGTGTTGACCGTACCTCATCCGGGGATCGCGGACCGCGAATTCGTGCTCTATCCGCTCGCGGAGATCGCGCCGGACCTCGATATTCCCGGCCGGGGACCGCTGGCCGATCTGGTTAGCAAATGTCCGCAACGAGGATTGAAGGTGATTGAGCATGCCTGACGCGCTCAAGGCTTTGACGATTCCGGACCTGGCGGAAATGAAGGCGAATGATAAGAAAATCGTCGCGCTTACCGCATACGATGCCAGTTTTGCCAGGATTCTGGACGAGGCCGGGGTCGATCTTGTATTGGTCGGCGATTCCTTAGGGATGGTTGTGCAAGGCCAGCCGACGACACTGCCGGTGACCCTGAGCGACATGGTTTACCATACCCGGTGTGCGGCGCGCGGCGTCCGCCGCGCGATATTGGCGGTGGATATGCCGTTTGCCAGTTATTCCGGGCCAGCGCAGGCGATCGATAGTGCCGCTCGTCTGATCCGGGCCGGAGCGCATATGGTTAAGCTCGAGGGGGGGCAAAAACGGGCGGAGACCGTTCGTGCCCTGGTCGAACAGAGTATCCCGGTGTGCGGGCATTTGGGATTGCTGCCCCAATCGGTCCATCAGGTCGGCGGCTATCTGGTACAGGGAAAGGACGAGAAAGCCGCGCAAGCGATCCTTCAGGATGCCATTGTTCTTCAGGAAGCCGGTGCCAGCCTTTTGGTGCTCGAATGTGTGCCGGCGACCTTGGCCGCCGAGATTACCGCGGCTCTCGATATTCCAACGATCGGCATAGGGGCTGGTCCGGACTGCAGCGGTCAGATTCTCGTGTTATACGACATGCTCGGGATTACGCCGGGTAAGCGGCCTAGGTTTTCTCGAAACTTTCTTCAAGGCGTAGAAGATATTCCGTCGGCTATCCGCGCTTATGTGGAGGATGTGAGAGCGGGTCGGTTCCCGACCTCGGAACACAGTTTCTAGAGGTTTTGCAGCGGAAAATTCAAAGCTCAGCATGCTGATTATCGACTCTGTCGCTGCTCTGCGTGAAACCGTTCGGGGGTGGCGTTTGAAAGAACTTTCGGTGGCTTTCGTGCCGACGATGGGAAACCTGCATGAAGGGCATTTGCATCTGGTTCGTGAAGCAAAGCGACTCGCCGATCGCGTGGTGGTGAGCGTTTTCGTCAATCCAACACAATTCTCTCCGGGCGAGGACTTCGATGCCTATCCGCGTACGCCCGCAGCAGATGCGGAAAAGCTTCGCGGCGTTGCGACCGATCTCTTGTTCATGCCTTCGGCAGGCGAACTGTATCCGGCGGGTTTGGGTGCGACGACGTTCGTCGAGGTGCCGGTATTATCGGATGAGCTCTGCGGACGTTTCAGACCGGGGCATTTCCGGGGCGTCGCCACCATCGTCTGTAAGCTTTTTAACCTGGTGCAGCCAGATGTCGCGCTGTTCGGCGAGAAGGACTACCAGCAGTTGTTGATCATTCGGCGCATGGCGGCGGATCTCGATTTTCCCGTGCGAATTCACGCTGTCCCGACCGTTAGAGAGGCCAGCGGCTTGGCGCTGAGTTCTCGAAATACGTATCTCACGACTGAGCAGAAGGAGCAGGCGGCTCTCCTATATCGCTGTCTGTGCCGCGCAGCTGAGGCCATCCGTCGTGGAGAACTGGATTTTGAGCGTATCGAACGGCAGCAGATCGAGACCTTGCAAGCGGCCGGATTTCGCCCCGATTATTTCAGCGTCCGCCGCGAAACCGATCTGGCGCCAGCAGGACCGGAGGATTCTTGTCTCGTTATTCTGGCCGCAGCTTGGCTGGGTAAAGCTCGCCTAATCGATAACGTCCGGTTGACTCGTGAGCTGAGTCGGTAAAGCCGGAGAAGACTGCTTGCCGACCAAGGCAGCCTTGATGATATCACTTTTAACAAAGCGCTCGGCTTCGGTTCGGACGAATGCCTCGAACTCTCTTGCCACGGCCGACAGACGCTTGCCGGCCCGATGCACGATGTACCATTGGCGCATGATCGGAAACGATTCGACATCCAAAACGACGATCCGTCCGTCTTCCAGTTCGCGCTCTACAGTATGTATCGATACGATGCCTAGGCCGAGACCTTCT
This region includes:
- the panC gene encoding pantoate--beta-alanine ligase, with the protein product MLIIDSVAALRETVRGWRLKELSVAFVPTMGNLHEGHLHLVREAKRLADRVVVSVFVNPTQFSPGEDFDAYPRTPAADAEKLRGVATDLLFMPSAGELYPAGLGATTFVEVPVLSDELCGRFRPGHFRGVATIVCKLFNLVQPDVALFGEKDYQQLLIIRRMAADLDFPVRIHAVPTVREASGLALSSRNTYLTTEQKEQAALLYRCLCRAAEAIRRGELDFERIERQQIETLQAAGFRPDYFSVRRETDLAPAGPEDSCLVILAAAWLGKARLIDNVRLTRELSR
- the pcnB gene encoding polynucleotide adenylyltransferase PcnB, whose product is MSARIYPRSEHMISRSMISGNALKVLYRLKKSGHQAYLVGGCVRDLLLGREPKDFDVVTSAHPEEIRTIFRNCRLIGRRFRLAHVHFGDEIIEVATFRGLAGEDSSEGRVIENGRILRDNVYGTIEEDAFRRDFTVNALYYNIADFSVVDYVGGMEDHKAGVLRLIGDPEQRYREDPVRMLRAIRFSVKLGFTIHPSCAEPIRRLSHLLREIPPARLYEEVLKLFLSGYAVQTFEQLRQFGLFAVLFPETETCLAKEQQGFPLTFLAKALERTDQRIQEGKPVAPYFLFAALLWEPVRSRAQARVDAGENDIMAYQEAAGEVIGAQVRHTAMPRTVSQPAREVWALQPRFERILGSRPFRLLSHPRFRAAYDFLLIRAETGEAEPSLAQWWTRFQQADEAERKAMTSPGRRRSGRSRSRKRRVRTEPPANVSV
- a CDS encoding FKBP-type peptidyl-prolyl cis-trans isomerase; translation: MQVSPRKVVHIHYTLTSDDGDILDSSRGQGPLAYIHGMGNIIPGLENALTGRSVGDKFTVSIPPEEAYGLRDDDLVQSVPKTAFEEGQEILPGMQFHAQSPEGLQLLTVIGVDDDEVILDGNHPMAGLTLNFEVEITGIRDATPEELDHGHVHGPGGHHHS
- the rimO gene encoding 30S ribosomal protein S12 methylthiotransferase RimO, whose protein sequence is MKTPRIGFVSLGCPKALVDSERILTKLRAEGYSLVPTYQDADLVVVNTCGFIDAAVEESLEAIGEALRENGKVIVTGCLGVRESEIRARHPQVLKVTGAHAYEEVVEAVHEHLPPLHDPFVDLLPPEGIKLTPRHYAYLKISEGCNHRCTFCIIPSLRGNLVSRPIGEVMAEAERLVAAGVKELLVVSQDTSAYGVDLKHRTDFWGGRPLKTRFYDLAKALAELGVWVRMHYVYPYPHVDDVIPLMAEGKILPYLDIPFQHASARILKLMKRPAAAENILSRIAEWRRICPELVLRSTFIVGFPGETEADFEQLLAFLQEAQLDRVGCFTYSPVKGAAANNLPDPVPEAVKEERLARFMAAQAEISASRLQSKIGRRETVLVDEVVEEGAVARSRADAPEIDGQVFIDGATHLKVGDWAEVIFEEADDHDLWAHLADH
- the hemF gene encoding oxygen-dependent coproporphyrinogen oxidase, producing MNTPDILQVKAYLQELQDRICRALENEEPESRFLEDLWQHSGGGGGRTRVLRGGKTFEQGGVNFSHVFGRNLPPSATAHRPELAGRTFQAVGVSLVIHPLNPYVPTSHANVRFFLAEKENEPPVWWFGGGFDLTPYYPFEEDVIYWHTVARDACLPFGEDVYPRFKRWCDEYFFLKHRNETRGVGGLFFDDLNEWGFDRCFDFLRSVGDHYLKAYLPIVQKRKNTPYGERERDFQLYRRGRYVEFNLVYDRGTLFGLQSGGRTESILMSLPPVAHWRYNWKPQEGCAEDNLYKNYLKPREWL
- the panB gene encoding 3-methyl-2-oxobutanoate hydroxymethyltransferase, encoding MPDALKALTIPDLAEMKANDKKIVALTAYDASFARILDEAGVDLVLVGDSLGMVVQGQPTTLPVTLSDMVYHTRCAARGVRRAILAVDMPFASYSGPAQAIDSAARLIRAGAHMVKLEGGQKRAETVRALVEQSIPVCGHLGLLPQSVHQVGGYLVQGKDEKAAQAILQDAIVLQEAGASLLVLECVPATLAAEITAALDIPTIGIGAGPDCSGQILVLYDMLGITPGKRPRFSRNFLQGVEDIPSAIRAYVEDVRAGRFPTSEHSF
- the folK gene encoding 2-amino-4-hydroxy-6-hydroxymethyldihydropteridine diphosphokinase, with protein sequence MCPSDCSKRLSKVVAYIGLGANLGDPVMTIESARSAVSRIADVRELAFSSLYRSTPMGPADQPDYVNAVMAVETTLAPLALLRELQIIETSYGRVRTGERWGPRTLDLDLLLYGDETIVSDVLTVPHPGIADREFVLYPLAEIAPDLDIPGRGPLADLVSKCPQRGLKVIEHA
- the cmoB gene encoding tRNA 5-methoxyuridine(34)/uridine 5-oxyacetic acid(34) synthase CmoB, translated to MSHLDVIGTVYSGLFSRPSQPRLRPWLERLPSQLNEVFDVARNGNWPAWRSVLADLPEISASEVDLNADCIFIDGGCSEEVRTRIEQLLRRLHPWRKGPYTIHGIHIDTEWRSDLKWNRLKDHIQPLEGRTVLDVGCGNGYHAWRMVGGGAELVIGIDPTLLSVVQFLTVRHFAGDFPVYVLPLGIEDVPQGLRAFDTVFSMGVLYHRRSPLDHLLELKACLRSGGELVLETLVIDGGAGQVLVPEDRYAQMRNVWFIPSCPTLLSWLKRCGYRNGRVVDISKTTAAEQRSTDWMRFQSLPDFLDPVNPALTIEGLPAPIRAVFIAESP